A genomic region of Caulobacter sp. NIBR2454 contains the following coding sequences:
- a CDS encoding putative 2OG-Fe(II) oxygenase, protein MIGASPLQPIAALMQAGRIADACAALAQLAPNAVPLDQRMQAAAEIARHAVSAGLTAQALTLTEPLAGRSAASQALLEAHAHVLKALGRLEDAIPFLERVAKSNSKSVAAEHNLGAALGDAQRFAEAEASIRRALAKGGASPETWLVLARALQGQDRFEEAEAAFAEVAARRPNYGVAQREWAQLIWMRTEDVGAATVHLDAALKAAPNDAGLLTAKAKLLEYAGDREGAFAMLRGPAGQAEASTELLVAASQVGASLDPAAAVSFAERAASTAGLGVGVPLAEAYLAAGRPDAAEYVAQACVNANPLDQGAWALLATAWRLLGDARYKALYDYQAFVRPALIDVPDGWSDRTSYVTDLAAALRALHAMKTHPIGQSLRHGSQTSQSLQRSNDPAIKAFRQAVDGPIRRYMAALGQGGDILRSRVADDWRFSGLWSVKLRPGGFHVDHTHPQGWLSSACYLALPESVGAGGKEGWIKFGQPGVATDPPLEAEHYVRPEPGLLALFPSYMWHGTVPFSGADERLTIAFDIVPA, encoded by the coding sequence GTGATCGGGGCCAGTCCGCTTCAGCCTATCGCCGCCCTGATGCAGGCGGGGCGGATCGCGGACGCTTGCGCCGCCCTGGCTCAGCTCGCGCCTAACGCCGTGCCCCTGGACCAGCGGATGCAGGCGGCGGCCGAGATCGCGCGTCATGCCGTGAGCGCCGGACTGACGGCGCAGGCCCTGACCCTGACAGAGCCCCTGGCCGGTCGCAGCGCCGCGAGCCAGGCGCTGCTCGAAGCCCATGCGCACGTGCTGAAAGCGCTGGGCCGGCTTGAGGACGCGATCCCGTTCCTTGAACGGGTGGCGAAGTCCAATTCGAAGAGCGTGGCGGCCGAGCACAATCTGGGCGCGGCGCTGGGTGACGCTCAGCGCTTCGCCGAGGCGGAAGCCTCCATCCGCCGGGCCCTGGCGAAGGGCGGCGCCTCGCCGGAGACCTGGCTCGTGCTGGCTCGCGCCCTCCAAGGGCAGGACCGTTTCGAAGAAGCCGAGGCCGCCTTCGCCGAGGTGGCCGCCCGCCGTCCGAACTATGGCGTCGCTCAACGCGAATGGGCGCAGCTGATCTGGATGCGAACCGAGGATGTCGGCGCGGCGACCGTCCATCTGGACGCGGCGCTCAAGGCGGCTCCCAACGACGCGGGCCTGCTGACGGCCAAGGCGAAGCTGCTGGAATACGCGGGCGATCGCGAGGGGGCCTTCGCCATGCTGCGCGGCCCGGCGGGTCAGGCCGAAGCGTCGACGGAACTGCTGGTGGCCGCGTCGCAGGTCGGCGCCAGCCTGGACCCGGCCGCCGCCGTGAGCTTCGCCGAGCGGGCGGCTTCGACGGCTGGCCTCGGCGTCGGCGTTCCGTTGGCGGAAGCCTACCTCGCGGCGGGGCGACCTGACGCGGCGGAGTACGTGGCGCAGGCCTGCGTGAACGCCAACCCGCTCGACCAGGGGGCGTGGGCCTTGCTGGCGACGGCGTGGCGGCTGCTGGGCGACGCGCGCTACAAGGCGCTCTACGACTATCAGGCCTTCGTGCGCCCGGCCCTGATCGACGTGCCCGACGGATGGTCCGACCGGACTTCCTATGTGACCGATCTGGCCGCGGCGCTGCGGGCGCTGCACGCCATGAAGACCCATCCCATCGGCCAGTCGCTGCGGCACGGCAGCCAGACCAGCCAGAGCCTGCAGCGATCGAATGATCCCGCCATCAAGGCCTTCCGCCAGGCCGTGGACGGCCCGATCCGGCGGTACATGGCGGCCCTGGGGCAGGGCGGCGACATCCTGCGCTCGCGGGTCGCCGACGACTGGCGCTTCTCGGGCCTGTGGTCGGTGAAGCTGCGGCCCGGCGGCTTCCATGTGGACCACACCCATCCGCAGGGATGGCTGTCGTCGGCCTGCTATCTGGCCCTGCCGGAGTCGGTCGGGGCAGGCGGCAAGGAGGGCTGGATCAAGTTCGGCCAGCCCGGTGTCGCTACCGACCCGCCGTTGGAGGCGGAGCATTATGTGCGGCCCGAACCTGGCCTGCTGGCGCTGTTCCCCTCCTATATGTGGCACGGCACCGTGCCGTTCAGCGGCGCCGACGAGCGGCTGACAATCGCCTTCGACATCGTGCCCGCCTAG
- a CDS encoding replication-associated recombination protein A, with product MTDLFQAAGLTPSAPTPLADRLRPQTLDEVVGQEHLLGENGPIRRMVDNGRLGSMILWGPPGTGKTTIARLLAKAAGYEFQQISAVFSGVADLKKAFEQARARRMAGQSTLLFVDEIHRFNRAQQDGFLPFVEEGIVTLVGATTENPSFELNGALLSRAQVYVLRRLDEEALESLLAKAEAFEERPLPLDAAAREALIAMADGDGRYLLTLADTLFAIGVPKPMTPAELGQMLQKRSPAYDKDREGHYNLISALHKSVRGSDPDAALYWLARMLEGGENPLFLARRIVRMAAEDIGEADPMSLVLANAAKDTYDFLGSPEGELALAQVVVHMASAPKSNAVYVAYKAARKAAKETGSLMPPAHILNAPTKLMKNLGYGKGYNYDHDAEDGFSGQNYFPDGMERRKFYEPKPVGTEARIKERLDHWAKLRAERSGS from the coding sequence ATGACCGATCTCTTCCAAGCCGCGGGCCTGACGCCATCCGCGCCGACGCCGCTGGCCGACCGCCTGCGACCCCAAACCCTCGACGAGGTGGTGGGGCAAGAGCACCTACTTGGCGAGAACGGGCCGATCCGGCGGATGGTCGACAACGGCCGACTGGGATCGATGATCCTGTGGGGGCCGCCGGGTACGGGCAAGACAACCATCGCCCGCCTGCTGGCCAAGGCGGCCGGTTATGAGTTCCAGCAGATTTCGGCCGTGTTCAGCGGCGTCGCCGACCTGAAGAAGGCCTTCGAGCAGGCGCGCGCACGTCGCATGGCGGGCCAGAGCACTCTGCTGTTCGTGGACGAGATCCACCGCTTCAATCGCGCCCAGCAGGACGGCTTCCTGCCCTTCGTGGAGGAGGGGATCGTCACCCTGGTCGGGGCGACGACCGAGAACCCGTCCTTCGAACTGAACGGCGCTCTGTTGTCGCGCGCCCAGGTCTATGTCCTGCGCCGGTTGGACGAGGAGGCCCTGGAGAGCCTGCTGGCCAAGGCCGAGGCGTTCGAGGAGCGGCCGTTGCCGCTGGACGCGGCGGCGCGTGAGGCCCTGATCGCCATGGCCGACGGCGACGGCCGTTACCTGCTGACTCTGGCCGACACCCTGTTCGCCATCGGCGTGCCCAAACCCATGACTCCGGCCGAGCTGGGCCAGATGCTGCAAAAGCGCAGCCCGGCCTACGACAAGGACCGAGAGGGCCACTACAACCTGATCTCGGCGCTGCATAAATCCGTACGCGGCAGCGATCCGGACGCCGCCCTGTACTGGCTGGCGCGGATGCTGGAGGGCGGCGAAAATCCGCTGTTCCTGGCGCGTCGCATCGTTCGCATGGCCGCCGAGGATATCGGCGAGGCCGACCCCATGTCGTTGGTCCTGGCGAACGCCGCCAAGGACACCTACGACTTCCTGGGTTCGCCAGAGGGCGAGCTGGCGCTGGCCCAGGTGGTCGTCCACATGGCCTCGGCGCCCAAGTCGAACGCGGTCTATGTGGCCTACAAGGCGGCGCGCAAGGCGGCCAAGGAGACCGGTTCGTTGATGCCGCCGGCCCATATCCTGAACGCCCCGACCAAGCTCATGAAGAACCTGGGCTATGGCAAGGGCTACAACTACGACCACGACGCCGAGGATGGCTTCAGCGGCCAGAACTACTTCCCCGACGGGATGGAGCGGCGAAAGTTCTACGAGCCGAAGCCGGTCGGAACCGAGGCTCGCATCAAGGAGCGTCTCGACCACTGGGCCAAGCTGCGCGCCGAGCGGAGCGGTTCGTGA
- a CDS encoding CC0125/CC1285 family lipoprotein: MKPFLALAAVLSLAACTTPTVYAPASSAKASGFTEYRLENDRWRVTYRGGSGAPAMQVADLALLRAGELAIQTGYDWFRVVDRFDEARGGGGGGPRTSLSVGGGSSNYGWGRSSGVGLGIGTSFDLSGGPQISRTIEVVMGKGPKPSSVDVYDARAVVREIRAPRV, translated from the coding sequence ATGAAGCCGTTTCTCGCCCTCGCCGCTGTTCTCAGCCTCGCCGCCTGCACCACGCCGACCGTCTATGCGCCGGCCAGTAGCGCCAAGGCGTCCGGGTTCACTGAATACCGGCTCGAGAACGATCGCTGGCGGGTGACCTATCGCGGCGGCAGCGGCGCGCCGGCCATGCAGGTGGCCGACCTGGCCCTGCTGCGGGCCGGAGAGTTGGCGATCCAGACCGGCTACGACTGGTTCCGCGTGGTCGATCGCTTCGACGAGGCGCGCGGCGGCGGTGGAGGCGGTCCTCGCACCAGCCTTTCGGTTGGGGGCGGCTCGTCAAACTACGGCTGGGGTCGCAGCAGCGGCGTCGGGCTTGGCATCGGGACCAGCTTTGATCTGTCGGGCGGTCCGCAGATAAGCCGTACCATCGAGGTGGTGATGGGCAAGGGGCCCAAGCCTTCCAGCGTGGACGTCTATGACGCCCGCGCCGTGGTCCGCGAGATCCGGGCGCCGAGGGTCTAA
- a CDS encoding VOC family protein yields the protein MAENQGPTAGLTPYLISADAAAQLAFYVRAFGAVEQLRHLAEDGKRFMHLHLLINDAPMMMCDAFPEYGHPAQAPAGFTLHLQVDDADAWWKRATEAGATVAMPLEDQFWGDRYGQVIDPFGVRWSIGSSRKA from the coding sequence ATGGCCGAAAATCAGGGGCCGACCGCAGGGCTCACGCCCTATCTCATCAGCGCCGATGCGGCCGCGCAGCTGGCCTTCTACGTCAGGGCCTTCGGCGCGGTCGAACAGCTTCGGCACTTGGCCGAGGACGGCAAGCGCTTCATGCACCTGCATCTGCTCATCAACGACGCCCCGATGATGATGTGCGACGCCTTCCCCGAATACGGCCATCCCGCCCAGGCGCCGGCCGGTTTCACTCTGCACCTTCAGGTGGATGACGCCGACGCCTGGTGGAAGCGCGCCACCGAGGCCGGAGCCACGGTGGCCATGCCGCTGGAAGACCAGTTCTGGGGCGACCGCTATGGCCAGGTCATCGACCCGTTTGGCGTTCGCTGGTCGATCGGATCGTCCCGAAAGGCCTAG
- a CDS encoding Do family serine endopeptidase — MRAYRVLIPALAVLAACSDPASKSNAQQVPGLAQPTRHAPTDPTAMKTSFSPVVKQVAPAVVNVSSRRVVRQRTDPFWEFFMGGGAPRDRVEGSLGSGAIVRSDGIIVTNHHNIEGMSEVTVQLADRREFPATVLLDDPRSDLAVLKINVPGEQLPVLAIDDQEQLEVGDFVLAVGNPFGVGQTVTNGIVSALARTDVGSADFGSYIQTDAAINPGNSGGPLVDMDGDLIGVNTFILSRTGSSTGVGFAIPAAVVRQVVSVALGGGHAIVRPWLGARTQTVTSDIARSLGLPGPRGVLVAEVWPGGAADRGGLRQGDVILSIAGQAVNDDNGVTYAFGTRRTGETVPIVVRREGTERTLSVRADTPPSTPARDERVMSGRNPLAGATVVNVSPAAAQELGVDPFARRGVLVTKVEAGFAQSAGLRAGDIVRQINGREITSVRDLQAVVSAGSGAWQVTIERGGRLITAQFRT; from the coding sequence ATGCGTGCCTATCGCGTGCTGATCCCGGCCCTGGCTGTCCTGGCCGCCTGTTCCGACCCCGCTTCCAAGAGCAACGCCCAGCAAGTTCCTGGCCTCGCGCAACCGACGCGCCATGCGCCCACTGACCCGACGGCGATGAAGACCTCGTTTTCGCCCGTGGTGAAGCAGGTCGCGCCGGCGGTAGTCAACGTTTCCAGCCGGCGCGTGGTGCGCCAGCGGACTGATCCGTTCTGGGAGTTTTTCATGGGCGGCGGCGCGCCGCGCGACCGCGTCGAAGGCTCGCTCGGTTCGGGCGCCATCGTCCGCTCGGACGGGATCATCGTCACCAACCACCACAATATCGAGGGCATGAGCGAGGTCACGGTTCAGTTGGCCGACCGTCGCGAGTTTCCGGCGACGGTGCTGTTGGACGATCCACGATCCGACCTAGCGGTGCTGAAGATCAACGTGCCCGGCGAACAGCTTCCGGTTCTGGCCATCGACGACCAGGAACAGCTCGAAGTCGGCGACTTTGTCCTGGCCGTCGGCAACCCGTTCGGGGTGGGCCAGACCGTGACCAACGGAATCGTCTCGGCCCTGGCGCGGACGGACGTCGGCTCGGCCGATTTCGGCTCCTACATCCAGACCGACGCGGCCATCAATCCTGGCAACTCCGGCGGACCGCTGGTGGACATGGACGGCGACCTGATCGGGGTGAACACCTTCATCCTGTCCCGGACCGGTTCCTCGACCGGTGTCGGTTTTGCGATCCCCGCCGCCGTTGTTCGGCAGGTGGTCAGCGTCGCCCTTGGCGGCGGCCACGCCATCGTCCGGCCATGGCTGGGCGCGCGCACCCAGACGGTGACTAGCGACATCGCTCGCAGCCTGGGCCTGCCCGGTCCGCGCGGCGTGCTGGTGGCGGAGGTGTGGCCTGGCGGGGCGGCTGATCGCGGCGGCCTGCGCCAGGGCGATGTGATCCTGTCCATCGCCGGCCAGGCCGTGAACGACGACAACGGCGTCACTTACGCCTTCGGCACCCGTAGGACCGGGGAGACCGTGCCCATCGTGGTCCGCCGCGAGGGGACCGAGAGAACCCTGAGCGTTCGCGCCGACACCCCGCCCAGCACCCCGGCGCGGGACGAGCGCGTCATGTCGGGCCGCAATCCCTTGGCCGGGGCGACCGTGGTCAACGTCTCACCCGCCGCGGCGCAGGAACTGGGTGTCGATCCGTTCGCCCGGCGTGGCGTGCTGGTGACGAAGGTGGAGGCGGGCTTCGCACAGTCCGCAGGCCTGCGCGCTGGCGACATCGTCCGCCAGATCAACGGCCGCGAGATCACCAGCGTCCGGGATCTTCAGGCAGTGGTCTCGGCCGGCAGCGGCGCCTGGCAGGTGACGATCGAGCGCGGGGGGCGCCTGATTACCGCCCAGTTCAGAACCTAG
- a CDS encoding DUF1501 domain-containing protein — translation MTDHHTHGFNRRQALFGGLGASILFMGRPARAQTTNKKLIVLVCRGGLDGLSLTPPVGDADYAGLRGPVAYTPEQALKLDATFSLHPALTNAHALAQKGQLRIAPAVATPDRARSHFEAQDVLETGADGKYAASSGWLNRALQSLSPDRKVEALSVGAVAPLILRGPVQAASWSPGRSADATARLPTILQDIYKTDPLLGPAFARGLQTEAMAQAAMTGLAAPNTMAGAPAAQQQAAQRQGVAAAEKLGVTIANFMTQAGGPQIVAISLDGFDTHAGQVGQLQSRLTYMDALIGGLTTGLGPAWSDTVIVAATEFGRTARVNGTGGTDHGTASSTLILGGSLKKGGIVGDWPTLKQTALYENRDTAPTLDMRSLFKGVLRDHMGVDQRALDAKVFPDSAEARPVTGLV, via the coding sequence ATGACCGATCACCACACCCATGGCTTCAACCGCCGCCAGGCCCTGTTCGGCGGTTTGGGCGCCAGCATCCTGTTCATGGGCCGCCCCGCCCGTGCGCAGACCACCAACAAGAAACTGATCGTCCTGGTCTGTCGCGGGGGCCTCGACGGCCTGTCCCTGACCCCGCCCGTCGGCGACGCCGACTACGCCGGCCTGAGAGGGCCCGTCGCCTACACGCCGGAACAGGCATTGAAGCTGGACGCAACCTTCAGCCTTCATCCGGCCCTGACCAACGCCCACGCCCTGGCGCAGAAAGGTCAGCTCCGCATCGCCCCCGCGGTCGCCACCCCCGACCGCGCCCGCTCCCACTTCGAGGCGCAGGATGTTCTGGAAACCGGCGCCGACGGGAAATACGCCGCTTCGTCGGGGTGGCTGAACCGCGCCCTGCAGAGCCTGTCGCCCGATCGCAAGGTCGAGGCGCTGTCGGTCGGCGCCGTGGCCCCGCTGATCCTGCGCGGCCCGGTCCAGGCCGCCTCGTGGTCGCCCGGTCGTTCTGCTGACGCGACCGCGCGCCTGCCGACCATCCTTCAGGACATCTACAAGACCGACCCTTTGCTCGGTCCCGCCTTCGCACGCGGCTTGCAGACCGAGGCCATGGCTCAGGCGGCCATGACCGGCCTCGCGGCCCCCAACACCATGGCCGGCGCCCCGGCCGCGCAACAGCAGGCGGCTCAACGCCAGGGCGTCGCCGCCGCCGAAAAGCTGGGCGTCACCATCGCCAACTTCATGACCCAGGCCGGCGGCCCACAGATCGTCGCCATCTCCCTCGACGGCTTCGACACCCACGCGGGCCAGGTGGGCCAGCTTCAATCGCGCCTGACCTATATGGACGCCCTGATCGGCGGGCTGACCACCGGCCTCGGCCCTGCCTGGAGCGACACGGTGATCGTCGCCGCCACGGAGTTTGGCCGCACCGCGCGGGTCAACGGCACGGGCGGCACCGACCACGGCACCGCCTCCAGCACCCTGATCCTGGGCGGAAGTCTGAAGAAGGGCGGCATCGTCGGCGACTGGCCGACCCTTAAGCAGACCGCGCTCTACGAGAACCGCGACACCGCCCCGACCCTCGACATGCGCAGTCTTTTCAAGGGGGTCCTGCGCGACCACATGGGCGTCGATCAGCGTGCGCTGGATGCCAAGGTCTTCCCCGACAGCGCCGAAGCGCGGCCGGTGACCGGTCTGGTCTAG
- a CDS encoding DUF1800 domain-containing protein, whose amino-acid sequence MALPGKDMQAAIAVTRFGLGARPGEIDAAKDDPRGWLTAQITRDGADQPASDGESAARRLSDYRDYQQAIQTARKAGDQEAAKAAQRDRRMDVGQDFLARAQLGAATEAGFRERWALFWANHFTVSATKQITSAVVGPFEQEAIRPLVFGRFEDLLVASSSHPAMLTYLDQAQSVGPESPQAARAQKRGRRAGLNENLAREILELHTVGVNGGYTQADVTEFARAMTGWSIARTADEAADSAFLFRTATHEPGERTVMGRVYGQQGMDQARAIMADLATRPATARHCARKIAAHFVADDPPPALVQRLEKAWLSSEGRLDVVAKALINSPEAWEPAPAKFKTPYEFMISTWRAVGAQPNAINQLTPTLNGLGQPPFRPPSPEGWPDDASSWAAPDALIKRMVWSQTFAARTADQLDPNAIAAGALGARLSEPVAKAVARAESRPEAFAILLMSPEFQRR is encoded by the coding sequence GTGGCGCTTCCCGGCAAGGACATGCAGGCGGCCATAGCCGTCACCCGCTTTGGTCTCGGCGCCCGCCCCGGCGAGATCGATGCGGCCAAGGACGATCCGCGCGGCTGGCTGACGGCCCAGATCACCCGCGACGGCGCCGACCAGCCCGCCAGCGATGGCGAAAGCGCCGCCAGACGCCTTTCCGACTACCGCGACTATCAGCAGGCCATCCAGACCGCCCGCAAGGCCGGCGACCAGGAGGCGGCAAAGGCCGCTCAGCGGGATCGCCGCATGGATGTCGGTCAGGACTTCCTCGCCCGCGCACAGCTCGGCGCCGCCACCGAGGCCGGCTTCCGGGAGCGCTGGGCACTCTTCTGGGCCAACCACTTCACCGTTTCCGCCACCAAGCAGATCACCTCAGCCGTGGTGGGGCCCTTCGAGCAGGAAGCCATCCGCCCGTTGGTCTTCGGCCGGTTCGAGGATCTGCTTGTCGCGTCCAGCAGCCACCCGGCCATGCTGACCTATCTCGACCAGGCCCAATCGGTCGGTCCCGAAAGCCCGCAGGCCGCCCGCGCCCAGAAGCGCGGCCGCCGCGCCGGCCTCAATGAGAACCTGGCCCGCGAGATCCTGGAACTGCACACCGTGGGCGTGAACGGCGGCTACACCCAGGCTGACGTCACTGAATTCGCCCGCGCCATGACGGGGTGGAGCATCGCCCGCACCGCCGACGAGGCCGCCGACAGCGCCTTCTTGTTCCGCACCGCCACCCATGAGCCGGGCGAGCGCACCGTAATGGGTCGTGTCTATGGCCAACAGGGCATGGATCAGGCCCGCGCCATCATGGCCGACCTGGCGACCCGGCCCGCCACGGCCCGACACTGCGCCCGCAAGATCGCCGCCCACTTCGTCGCCGACGACCCGCCGCCCGCCCTGGTCCAGCGACTGGAAAAAGCGTGGCTGTCCAGCGAGGGACGCCTGGATGTGGTGGCCAAGGCCCTGATCAACTCTCCCGAGGCTTGGGAGCCGGCCCCCGCCAAGTTCAAGACGCCGTATGAATTCATGATCTCGACCTGGCGCGCGGTGGGCGCTCAGCCCAACGCCATCAACCAGTTGACCCCCACGCTCAACGGTCTGGGACAACCGCCCTTCCGCCCGCCTTCGCCCGAGGGATGGCCCGACGACGCATCGTCCTGGGCGGCCCCCGACGCCTTGATCAAGCGCATGGTCTGGTCCCAGACCTTCGCCGCCAGGACCGCCGACCAGCTTGACCCCAACGCCATCGCCGCCGGCGCCCTGGGCGCCCGGCTGAGCGAGCCTGTCGCCAAGGCCGTGGCCCGCGCCGAAAGCCGCCCCGAGGCCTTCGCAATCTTGCTGATGAGTCCGGAGTTTCAACGCCGATGA
- the crcB gene encoding fluoride efflux transporter CrcB → MNYLFVMAGGAIGSAARYFAGQQAGRLLGTGWPYGTFAVNLIGGLLMGVLVAVLAQKGGADQERWRALLGVGVLGGFTTFSAFSLETALMIERRDYAVALTYVVASATLSIAAVFAGLMLTRKVLA, encoded by the coding sequence ATGAACTACCTTTTTGTCATGGCCGGGGGCGCGATTGGCTCCGCCGCGCGCTATTTCGCGGGGCAGCAGGCCGGGCGTCTGCTGGGGACCGGCTGGCCGTATGGCACGTTCGCGGTCAACCTGATCGGCGGGCTGTTGATGGGCGTGCTTGTCGCCGTGCTGGCCCAGAAGGGCGGAGCGGATCAGGAACGCTGGCGCGCTCTGCTGGGTGTCGGGGTTCTGGGTGGTTTTACAACCTTTTCGGCCTTCTCGCTTGAGACGGCCCTCATGATCGAGCGACGGGACTACGCCGTCGCGCTTACCTATGTCGTGGCCTCGGCCACGCTTTCCATCGCCGCCGTTTTCGCCGGTCTGATGCTGACGCGGAAGGTGCTGGCGTGA
- a CDS encoding RluA family pseudouridine synthase, producing MKEVRTLYVDSGEDGVRLDRWFKRRWPHLNHIQLNKLFRSGQVRVDGSRAKGDTRLAAGSQIRVPPLPDAPEPHEKGQLSPRDIAYAKSLVLYEDEEVLALNKPAGLAVQGGTKTTKHVDKLLSAWGEGLTRPRLVHRLDRDTSGVLLLGKTPSAAARLSGAFAKRRAQKTYWAIVVGNPHPVEGIIDVPLAKRGINDREIVVPADPKDHDAEPAETEYVSISRAGPRVTWMALRPHTGRTHQLRAHMLAMGHPILGDPKYSDEKSAPLSEGLKLQLHARSILLPHPSAGMLAIEAPLSPEMKAGFHRFGFSEDEPEHDPFARRSSKRR from the coding sequence GTGAAGGAAGTTCGAACTCTCTATGTGGACTCTGGCGAGGATGGGGTCCGCCTGGACCGTTGGTTCAAGCGCCGTTGGCCGCACCTGAATCACATCCAGCTCAACAAGCTGTTCCGCTCCGGTCAGGTCCGGGTCGATGGCTCGCGCGCCAAGGGCGACACGCGCCTGGCCGCCGGCTCGCAGATCCGCGTGCCGCCGCTGCCCGACGCGCCCGAGCCGCACGAGAAGGGGCAACTGAGCCCGCGCGACATCGCCTACGCCAAATCGCTGGTGCTGTACGAGGACGAGGAAGTCCTGGCCCTCAACAAGCCCGCCGGCCTGGCCGTGCAGGGCGGGACCAAGACCACCAAGCACGTGGACAAGCTGCTCAGCGCGTGGGGCGAGGGGCTGACGCGTCCGCGTCTGGTTCACCGCCTCGACCGCGACACCTCGGGCGTGCTGCTGCTGGGCAAGACGCCCAGCGCGGCGGCCCGTCTGTCGGGCGCCTTCGCCAAACGTCGGGCGCAGAAGACCTATTGGGCTATCGTCGTCGGCAATCCGCATCCGGTCGAAGGCATCATCGACGTGCCGCTGGCCAAGCGCGGCATCAACGACCGTGAGATCGTGGTCCCGGCCGATCCCAAGGACCACGACGCCGAACCGGCCGAGACCGAATACGTCTCGATCAGCCGGGCCGGTCCTCGCGTGACCTGGATGGCGCTGCGTCCGCACACCGGCCGCACGCACCAGCTGCGCGCGCACATGCTGGCCATGGGCCACCCGATCCTGGGCGATCCCAAATACAGCGACGAGAAGTCCGCGCCGCTGTCCGAGGGCCTGAAGCTGCAGCTGCACGCCCGCTCGATCCTGCTGCCGCACCCGAGCGCGGGCATGCTGGCCATCGAGGCGCCGCTGAGCCCGGAGATGAAGGCCGGCTTCCATCGCTTCGGCTTCTCCGAGGATGAGCCCGAACACGACCCGTTCGCCCGGAGGAGCAGCAAGCGCCGGTGA
- a CDS encoding RluA family pseudouridine synthase produces MKPRRQLQPAKTKAVESPITLTEEEIAFTRSLVLREDSSIIVLNKPSGLSSQGGRIQAHTLDDLLWAFARRGHARPRLIHRLDRDTSGVILTAKTKPAAGFLGKALMAKRFRKTYLAIVAGGAPEPKGGAVDAALRRESIGREAYMRVCPADHPDAETARTRYRTLAANDQAALVECSPETGRMHQIRVHMASIGRPLAGDVRYGGALMLAGKPVPRLMLHAAALIFPHPEGGESRVSAPLPDDMAEVLANCGLAVPER; encoded by the coding sequence GTGAAGCCCCGCCGCCAACTGCAGCCCGCCAAGACCAAGGCCGTCGAAAGCCCGATCACCCTGACCGAGGAGGAGATCGCCTTCACCCGGTCGCTGGTCCTGCGCGAGGACAGCTCGATCATCGTGCTGAACAAGCCGTCGGGCCTGTCCAGCCAGGGCGGGCGCATCCAGGCCCACACGCTGGATGACCTGCTGTGGGCCTTCGCGCGACGCGGGCACGCCAGGCCGCGGCTGATCCATCGGCTGGATCGCGACACGTCCGGGGTGATCCTGACGGCCAAGACCAAGCCGGCCGCGGGCTTTCTGGGCAAGGCGCTGATGGCCAAGCGCTTTCGCAAGACCTACCTGGCCATCGTCGCTGGCGGCGCGCCGGAGCCGAAAGGCGGGGCTGTGGATGCGGCCCTGCGGCGCGAGTCCATCGGCCGCGAGGCCTATATGCGGGTCTGCCCGGCCGACCACCCCGACGCCGAGACGGCCCGTACGCGCTACCGCACCCTGGCGGCCAACGATCAGGCGGCCCTGGTGGAATGCAGCCCCGAAACCGGCCGCATGCACCAAATCCGGGTCCACATGGCCTCAATCGGTCGGCCGCTGGCGGGCGATGTGCGCTACGGCGGCGCGTTGATGCTGGCGGGCAAGCCGGTTCCACGGCTGATGCTGCACGCCGCGGCCCTGATCTTTCCGCATCCGGAAGGCGGGGAGAGCAGGGTGAGTGCGCCTTTGCCCGACGATATGGCCGAGGTTCTGGCCAACTGCGGACTGGCGGTTCCGGAACGCTGA